Part of the Spinacia oleracea cultivar Varoflay chromosome 5, BTI_SOV_V1, whole genome shotgun sequence genome, CAAATAAAGGAAGAACTCTAAGTATTAAACAGTCTAGAATAAGAGGTGTGTCAGAAGGAGGCCAATCGGAGCCTAAACTTCTTCGGGATATATACTGAAGATATCTCTGTTGTGAAGGCTGTGGGTTTAAAGGAGACAAAAGCTGAAGAAGCTCCTTCGACGCCTGCTTGTTGACCATTTCAAGTGTTTTTTGCTCACCAGAATAGTTCTTTCTGTACAACAAAAGACCTGCAAGCATAAAGGCAAGGACAGGCCAACCTCCTCTTTCACAGTGCAGCAGCAATACATTTTGCTGCCCTTCCAACGACAGCCAGCTTTCACTGGAGCGTAGGAAGTGGTGAACCATTTCAAGGGGAAGCAAAGGACATTTCTCATATTGACGAGGATATTCCATAACCGTCATATCATAATCGGACAATATGTCTGCAATGTGACTCCTTCGATCCCCTTCTCTAAAGTTGAACACCATGAAAGAGGCATCTGGGCAGTAGTCTTGTAGCTGAGTTACAATACCACCAAGGTATTCTGTGTACTCATCTTCATCCAATGCATCCGTGGAGAAGCAGCAATCAAACACTGAAAAGGAATAAAGATCGAATTTACCATTGCTAAAGAACCCAACTATAGAAAACCCTTTTGCTGAAAGGAAAGTAAAAGGTCTGCTGAACATGTTTAACTAACAGAGAAAACCAACTACATTGAACCCTCAATTTCATAAGCTTCCTCTACCTAATCTAAAATTGGAACTACATTAAATGACTCAAGTTCAATCAACTAAAAACCTCCCATATCTGCAGATGTAACAACCTCAGCTTCAATTACAAGCTCTCTGTAGCTCAAATAACGAAAATGTGCCGCGAGAAGTTGAATGCAAACGTACAACCCAGCTCAATTGTGCAAACTACATCACAGTGCCAGTTTCCAACAACCCAAAAATGACAATGACATAGAACCTAGAAATGGAAACCAAATCTAATCTTCAAATTGCATCAGCAAAAATGGAAGCATTTCAGCCCAATGATCAACAATCTAACACTTACATACATTATACCAAAAATTCAACATTTACCCATCAAACAAAATCCATAATTCAAACAAACCCAGAAAATATAGCCAATTTCACAGACAATTAACAAGAAAACTTACCGAAAACACGCTCAGAAATTTCGAGAAGCCGATCAGGTGGCTTCCGGTAGAATAATCGACGAAACAGCGCCATGGGATGGCGCTGTTTTTCCTAAAATCGGATCCAAAACGGATAATTCCGACGAACCCAGCCCGAATCGAGATCCAATCAATTTCGCTCCAGTTTAAAAACACCCAGAATTAGTAAATTAATCAACCCCTTATCTTAATTCACAATTTGAGCCACACTTCCAAATTGGAAAATTGGAGGAAATGATCAAATCAAGAACAATTCAACAACAACCCCAGGAAATAAAATTGGGAAGAACCCAGATTGTAATTGAGTATAATAAAGTGTAATTATAACAATAATCaacaaaaattaataatttttatcaaaattttggaTCGAAAATTGGGCAAAATCATGATGATTTCATAAGATGGgagcaatcaaaatcacatggggggaggaagaaaggaaaagggGTTTTTCCTATTATTTAGTGTGGACTGAAAAGGAGAATTCACTTAGACTTCCCCTTTTCTTTCTCCCtctaaattttctctctcttctcctgCAAAAAAACGAATTATTttggtaaaaaaataaaaaaataaaaggtgGGTAAATTAATTACCACGTGGAAAAATATTTACAAGGAAGAAAAATGGAGATGGATGAGGTGTgtcaatggaggagagagaaaacgtcTGGACAAAAATAAAACAGGGGATGATGaaagtaggagagagaaaaaggaagGTTTTGGGATTATGTCAGATGAAGAAATTCTGACTTTTTCTTATGTTTTTTTGGGGAATTTAATTGAatcctttattatttttgtgcAATTTGCAGACATCTTGTACTCGTTTAATAATGGTTCATGCTATTAAATGTCGTATACTTTTGATTTAAGTTGtcatttcttttttaaatgattaagttgtcatttcttttttaaatgattaaGTTGTCATTGGTTACGTATTTATGGTACGTAGCTAGCGTATGTTCTTTCAACCGAAGATGTATTGGTTTAATGGTTAACATCGAGAGTATGCGTATCAGTGTATGTAAGAGTATTTgggtgagtttttttttttttttttttttttttgttttttttttaggtaagaagaagggaccctaactgaaccagcacctagcacaggttaccagcccagctccgcaggtcaacgcttgagccactcccaagcATTTCGCAGTTGATGGGGTTCGAACTTGTGACTTtcaagtcacaaggtgagttccccaccaactccaccaacttatgttggttgAGTATTTGGGTGAGTGCGGTTCACCGATGTGGGAGGCTTTGACGTTTTATATACAGTGAATTATACAAGATCAAAAGGTATTAAATGACCTAACTTTcatttatacggagtacatttACCCTAATTTGAACTTCGAAGTATAGACTTGTACTAAAAGTATGAGCCAAGCCAAAACCACCGCAATAGGCTTCTAAACCTCATGCCTAGGGGATTGATATATGAGTTTAAAACTATTCAAATTATCAATCAAGCACATGACATGAGTTTAGTTCATTATAAACTCACACTTCGTATGTAAAATTTATGAACAACATTAGTCATGTAAAAATAGTCAGAGTTATTCCCTtaggcttttttttttttgaaggtcgTTCAATATTAGtaaaagaaagagagagaaaagaagagaGGAGAAAGGAAAACAAGGGACAGTAAAGATATTTTATTTTCGAATGTCGGATTAAACAGAAGGAAATGTGAGTGAcaacttttaattattttttttctatcaaatTCCTTCAATATTAAgaggaaagaaaaataaaaattttacaAAGGATTTCCCCTCCCATTTTCCTTCCTTTCATGTCAAACCAAACTTGGaaatattttgttttttgacGAGACATGAAAATTGAAAACATACTAAAAAACCACTTCCTTCTTTTTCTGTTCAGCATAATCTTTGTCCATATTGGGGTGTGGGCTGGACATTTTGTAATCAATCATTTGGATCCAATTAGACTTTCTGCATGTTATGGGCCTGCTAAAGATTTCGACATCATATCAGGCTAAATGGACCACATAAAGCCCAACAAAAAGTTCCTCAAATATTTGCAAGTTGCAGAATGTAGTGTGAGAAAGACTTTTTATGAAAGGTTTATGAAAAACTTGTTAGGAAAAACTACGGAGTAGTTGAGAAAAACCAAAAGCAATTGATCATTTGCTCTTTTTGGGTGCGATCTTTTAACCGAAGTTAAATTTATTGTAACTTATTGAATCTCATTAAATTTGATTGACTTATATTAGGATTTATTGGACATGATTGGAACTTATTTGACATGATTAAACCTGATTGAAATTTATTAGACCTAATTATACCAGATAGTAAAGGAAAAACTTATTAAATTTGACTTaaaattattactccgtatatcttATCTCCTTGTTGgaatttatctaaacttatgaCCCACAGTTTATTTGTTTATAAGATGAAGATAACGACACTTACTATACCAAGCCCTTTTTGTAACCaatctattattattatatacaaAAAGACACACCattgatgacacgtgtcacgtcCTGGTGAGtccttaatattttttttcttttataaaaaataaattaatttaagaatcttttaaaatatctgatttcctgattttttttttcttcttattctttccttctatttaatataatagaagtaaaaaaaattatgattattgtattatgacaaggataaaaaaacatattattactgatttaaaatatatgttaataatggaaaaaaatcacagttttttttatattattgtttCTATAATATACGTAGTAAGCTATTACGGAAACTCCATCAAAGCAAAAtagcaaaatatttttttgcttttcatatgaaattttcaaaaaaatgcaTTATACTCTTAACCCACActagttaataaataaataaacaaattacaCTCAAATGTATTATTATACGACCATACCCAAACAAAAAacagttatttattttttattttatgtaaaacAAGTGTTAAAAAATGGGTCCAACAAAAttacttataatttataaaccTGAAAGCCCGTTATATACCCCATCTAGAAAATAGGATATTATAACTGATACGGAGTATGATTATCAAATCAATACCATATCCAAAAATTTGGATATATCGAGGGTACGGGAATGGTTACGGATATTATTCAATTCCAAAAGAAAGTGATATCTAATAATTGTCTGATAagtttttttcttatattttcccaacttaagtATTGTCGAAACGCTAAACTCCTAAAATCACACTAATCACTTTACAatccaaataaataataattttctcaGATTTTCCCAACAATCGttgataaaaattgattttattaaaaatttcgtttaaataaattattcagAACAGAAAGAAAAAGTATTTAGTCTCatccgtgcattgcacgggacTTGACCTAGTTTTTACTAGCCAAAACACTAACATCTATTTAAAGCTATCATCGAACACTATATGTTTCCTATCTTCTTCTATTAAAAAGCCGAAAGGAAGTGGTCCTTTTTGCTTAACTTTTATGGACAATTTATtaagttttttctttttgtgccAATGAGTAAAAGGGCAATATAAACTACAAATAGGTGTGGAAAATTTAAACCTGAGACCTATCATACATAATCCTTCAATCTTAATCATTGGACCAAGACCTCATTAACTGTTTGTTTGTACCCACTTTCTtagtttcttactttctttcaTTCCATAATTGTTGAAGAAAGTgagttctacgcattttttgaCCACTGCATTACTCATGACCTCCGTATTAAAAGCTATTAATTTCTTTTTCTAACTTATTTGAAAGTGTATATTAGTCATTAGGGTAGAGGTGTCAATTCGGACAAACAGATTGGATGTGGGTCGGTTGGGTTTTCGGTTTAAGTTGAAACGGGTTTATTGGCTAACGGGTCGGATCGGTCAGGTTCAAATTTTAACTCGTCAGTTCGGTTCGAGTTGATAAGCACGGATTCATATTTGAGATGATAACCGGGTCGAGTTATAGTCAAGTCGGGTCAGGTTGGGTGGGGTTTGAGAACGACGGGTCATAACAGGTTTTAACAGGTTGGATCATATCGGGCCGGGGTCATGTCGAGTTGGGTTTATCGGATAACGGTCAGAAATGGGTCGGGTTGAACAGGTTTAGACGGGTTCCATCTGGTTCGGGTTCTTATATTTTCAGTTCTTATCTGTTTGGGTTTATACCGTGTGAGTAAATCAGTAACGGGATGACATGAATAGCGTTTCATACTTCGTGTCAGGTGAATTCGGTTCCAAATTATAAAATCACAATATCGGGTTATTACTAAAGTCACACTTTTTAATATGttaaactagtttttgggcccgggcgatgccacaagttattacattaataaaaaattgcatttatttatttttattttcaccaTAATAACATGAATCATGTCATGTCTTAGTGGTAACGGCTTCATTGTTAAAACACAAGGTTGGGGGTTCAAACCTTATGCAATCCatattttaccttttttttcaTGTATGTGAAAATCACATAGAGTGAATGACTAATAAGTAGAGTGTCACTTGTCAGTTGTCACAATATAAGTAGAGTTAGTAAGTATATAGAGATAACTTAGTTTAATAATCGATAATGACGAACTAATAATAGATAATAAATGTTATCACTTAAATTCGTATTAATCAAGAATTTATTGGTTAAATAATAATCGATAATGATGAAATTATACGGGTGTTAAACGATTCAAATTAAACGGTTTAGATTAAATAGGTTACGGGTTGTAAACGCTTCGGATCAAACGAAATTTTCTAGGGTTGAAACGGTTCAGATTAATACGGATCATGCATTAACGGGTTTCAGATCCGTTCGGTAAGGGTTTAAATGAACCGGGTTGCCGCAAAGTGGTTTTTTATCGGGTTTCAGATCTTAATCGAGTTAATATATACTTTCGGGTCATTCGAGTTGAGGTTGAATTTGATCGAATCGGATCGGATTTCGGGTTATAGTTCACTGGGTATTAAACGATTCAGGTTATAAACGATCTGACTAACCCTTAGGGTTCAACAATTAGAGTTGAGAATCCACAGCTCTATTCTAGGATAATGATATACTCCATACTTTTCTTAGGGCTACAAATAAACATTTAATAGGCTTTATGTAAGACATGTATTTGTATCGCGTTTGATTGTATAACTCTTACTGAGCTTATTAAATTATCTAATTACATCAAGAATAAATGCCTAAATTATACTGTATACATATATGTatagggtgatcgagattctcGTGAGAATTGTCTTATGGTGAGAACTTCTCTTGAGAACTTTTTTTGTGCGTGTTATTTGAACTATTTGTGCTTTTTTTTAACTAAATGTGCAAGacgttttttaaaaaaaattaatttttttttttttttttttactttctaAAAACGAAAAAAAATACACTTCATGGTCAAAAAATATTCACACAATATTTGAGTAAAACAAAATGCACATTTAGTTGAAAAAACATGAACATTTCACATACTTGAAATATTATGCACTtctgaataaaaaaaaagtatgcaCAATTAGTTCAAAAATATGCACATATGAGGTTCTCACCATAGTCCATAAGACGGTTCTTATGTAGACCTTAGGGAAAAATTAGTGTTTTAATTAACAAGGGGAAATTTGCCTATGAGTAAATACGAAGATACATTTCTAGGACAATAATTAACCCATATTTGTTGAGTTACGAAAGACACTAATCTAGAAAGGTGAAGAAGAGACGAAATTACTCTCTCTTTTCGCAAGAGACCAAGCAATAAAATTAAGCAAGAAAAATCCATTCACCTCCTCCCCAACAACAATGTTTTCGTTCATGGAGTTAAGTGGCTAGGTAGCAAAGCCGTGTGTATTGACCTTATACCCTTTCTAAATACAAATACAACTCGCAAGATACTAAGGCCCTATTGTTTTGGAATGGATTTTGTTGAATTGATCTGAATTGAATACTCTGAAACTGAACTGAAAAACACGTTCTAGACTGAAAAATGAATCCAAAAGAACAAGGCCTAAGATGAGGGCGAAAATGCCTAAGATATACAGCTAGTACAGGGCCAACTTGTCTATAGATAGAGTGTTAAATGGAGAACTAGTTAGCTTTAGCCATGTCCTACTGTTAGGCATCAAACTATGTTGTTGACATCAAAATCATACGATATATTCCGTAAGGATTATCACGTGAGTTCTTATTACATTCGTATCGTtatgtatttttaaaatatcaacttcATAGTATATTTACTTATACACAATTTAAGACATAAACAGTCTAACTATACTACTAAAGACCGCGTAAAATACAAGTGAGTGTAACTCAGAAAAACGGGAGAAGCCCATACAACATGAAGCACACcatttttttggttagaaaatgAGTAGAGGGACCACCACCCAACCAATTCAACCTACCAAAGCATGATGATGTCTGTTAACGCAACAATTCATATCAATCGGCCCAAAATAAGATATGTTATGCTTCCTCCAATCCTCTAAATTTGCATATGAAAGCAACCCACTTCGGCATAACATCGTTACTCAACAGCAATCATCAAACTTTCCTTTTTTCTGtcttcaataattaataatctTTACCTTTTCTTTTCTGCTTTTCCTTTTGTAGGGGCAAAGTTAAGACAAGTTTGACCCTATTACAGCTAATTCAAGgggatattttcttttattttttacctAAACTAGGGGGAAAACTAAAGTTGTTTAAAGAATATTTGGACAAAAAAGAAGCAAAAGGTAGACATATTATGGGATATTAATTATCATTTACAATATAATTCCTTGAAGATATAAACCCCATTAGGTCATTAATATGTACATTGGGGTGACAATAATTCTGTAGGGAAGTGAATTGAACTAACCACCAGCTTCTGTGAAGTTCTACTGAAAACTCGAACAGATTTTCAATGGCCGCTTTGGTTGAATCTCTCCTGCTATGGCTTCTACTACTTCTTTTCTAAGCACAGGAAACACGGAGATTGGATTTGAAGAGCAACAATCTTCGGTTGATCACTTAAGTGGTAAACGCAACATCAGGTTTACTTTACACTTTCTTGAATTTCCGGCTGGTTTGTGTCAGCACTGAGCCAAAATTTGAATCTTTGGTTCGATGGTTTTTCCACTCATTTGCCTTGCTTTTTTCCTGCAGGGTGCAGAATCAAGTAACATGAACAAATCTAATCCAAATGACTCCATCAAATAATATGCAATACAGAGTACTTCATAATTCATATGTTTTTGTCGTGAATTCATGATGGGAAATCAATTTGTAATGCATCAGGCATCATTTAGTATTTTACATCTGTATCAATCAGATATTCAGATAACAGGTTTCATTTTTGCAATGACAATCATAGATTTTGCAGTTGTACACCATCAACTTTGATAGTGGAGTTACATTAGTGTAGTTGTTGAACCTATTTAGGTCAATCAAGTGCTGAAATGATAGTGTAGTAGTAGAACCAATTTGGTCAATCAAGTGCTGAAATAATTGTATTTATTTCCGGAGACTTTCTGAGTTTCAGCAAACATTGTTTATCATGTTCACTAGAAAATCATATATATGTGGACCTACAAGTTCAATAACCTTGAAAAGGCGAAAAGACAAACTAATGTTTTAGAGAACAAAATGAAAAGATCAAAAGAATTGTAGCTTAGAATATTGAGTTGTTGGTAATTTAGGACTTGATTAGAAAACATACAATGCACTAAGACTTTGTATGGAAAAGTGAATACTTAAGACAAAACTAGTACTCCGCGAATGTTAACAGAACAAAATATGGTTATTAGGTCTAAATTAAGAAGAAGAGGGGTCACATCATTTGGAACAATTTGTTACCTCTTTGAAACCATGATCTTCTAACTGCTTGGCGGATCTGACGTTCATGTCTCTCTAAAAGTTCATCAACACGGTATGATTGAGATAACAATGGTCCTGAAAACTCAACTTTGTCTTCTTTATCCTGAAACCCAAATTCAAGACATCAGTAAGTTACTGATGTTTAGCAAATTTGAAAGTAACACATTAACATTAAAAACAATCCTgtgcttgctttcaatttagaCATCAACATTGCTTATATTAAGTTCGATAATCCGTGTGCTGTCATAAAAATATCAAGTTTACAAATAGGTATGACATAGCTATAGCTAAGAGAGATGCAAAAGTGACATGATTTGAACGGATTATCCTATAATTATGTTGAAGTTAATACATGATCAGCTCTGATAATATGAACTAACCATGTGGATTCTCTTTGTTCCCATCTCCTTCTGATAAAGTGCTAAAGATAATTCCTGTGAATGGTACTCATCCGAGGCATCAAAAGAGTCAGGACGATCAAAGTGGCTCCATTGTCTCCTTACTGTATGCTTCAGAGCCTCATAATAATCCTGCCCTCTAGAAAAGGCACGAGCTCCAAGAGAAACATCCCCATTTTCATTCTTCTTTAACTCAGAATTATTTCTATCAGTTGATGTTAAATAAGTCTCTAAACCATTAAAGCTAAGTTTTGAACTAGTCCGTCGGTgtgatctaacaaatacatcGTCTCTTCGGTTTTTGGCCCATGCAAAACCACTTGACGCTGAAACCTGCAGCGGGCCTGAATACGGCACATCTCCTTGAGAAGCGTTCTTCAAATGGGATGTCTCTTCTCGCCGGTCAAAAGATGGTTTTGGTGGTTCCCTACCTTTAATATCTTCTTCTGGTTGAAAGAGTGCTATGCTTCCATTGATTTTAACTCTCTGTGGATCTTGAACTTGAGATGGCAATGGCAAGTCCTGCATAATGAAAAATACAGCAGTTAGGAACACTCAGTATTTTATTATTGTGTTTATAACGGGAATGGACAGACAATCAGTTAGAGATACCTCAGCAGGGGCAAGTTTACGGATGCCACTCGGTTTCTTTGTTGTCTTTCGCCCTGTTTCATTCCCACGCCCTCTTCCACCAACTCTCTTCCTGCAAATTAATATCAAATCAAACAGTCATGTATACAGAAAAGCTCCAAAATATCCAAGCATGTATATAATCAACAGGAAATGAAGTTCAACAATCTAGCTGAAAAAGTCAGCAGACAACTACCTTTATCATATACAGAGCATACACTCAATAGTCAATACTATGTTGCATATGTAATGTTTCTTTGACAGATGCATATGAAATGATTTTAATATTAAAACCTGATATTCTAACATAGTAAAGTGATTTATACTGATCAAAAATATTTTTGGTTGAAACATACATTTATTGAATCCCAAACAAGGTCTATGGTAGCTAAGAATACTGTCTAGTTCCTTATCAAAGGGTGAAAGAAGAAAGCATTACCTTCTAGCGTCATCACGACCTTTTGCATCAATTTCTTTGTTAGGTGGGTATACTGGCAAAGTTGATGGATCACACGCATAGGGTTTACTGCTGAAATACTGAAAATGAGACCAAAAAGTATCCAAGATTAGAAGGGATTTGAGTGACGTTGTCATAAACATTAAACTATACTATGAAGAAAAATAATGCAAGATATTCAGGGATGAATTGGAATCAAACTAAGTACTCGTCTAATACCTCAGAACATAGAGCAGAAGAAGCATTTCCACGCTTGTATGGGTCCACGGAGAGTAAAGTTTCAATAAGGTCAACTGCAGTTTCGGGTATATCTTTACAGGTCACCATTAGAGAACTCTCGTAACGCTGTTGTGGCTTAAAAAGTGTGGCATGAGGAAGTTTAGATTTCTTCCAGTACTCGTCGGGTGGGGAACCACATAGTTTGAAGATTTTGTGCAGTTGTTCTACCTGTTCATCAAGACAACTTTGCTCAAAAAATTCACTTCTTAAAAAATGATGA contains:
- the LOC110799790 gene encoding protein IMPAIRED IN BABA-INDUCED STERILITY 1: MGCVSSKGGVSVTPAADYSGVFRDNVVVVGGSGRSKVGPTDSENRKKGGGESGRVSSTCGSESVSFRLGNLQKYVEGEQVAAGWPAWLSAVAGEAIHGWLPLRVDAFEKLEKIGQGTYSSVFRARDIETGKIVAMKKVRFDNFEPESVRFMAREILILRRLDHPNIIKLEGIVTSKLSCSIYLVFEYMEHDLAGLVSCPDIKFTEAQVKCYMKQLLSGIEHCHSRGIMHRDIKGSNLLVNNEGILKVADFGLANFCSNKHRQPLTSRVVTLWYRPPELLLGATDYGPSVDLWSVGCVFAEVLLGKPLLQGRTEVEQLHKIFKLCGSPPDEYWKKSKLPHATLFKPQQRYESSLMVTCKDIPETAVDLIETLLSVDPYKRGNASSALCSEYFSSKPYACDPSTLPVYPPNKEIDAKGRDDARRKRVGGRGRGNETGRKTTKKPSGIRKLAPAEDLPLPSQVQDPQRVKINGSIALFQPEEDIKGREPPKPSFDRREETSHLKNASQGDVPYSGPLQVSASSGFAWAKNRRDDVFVRSHRRTSSKLSFNGLETYLTSTDRNNSELKKNENGDVSLGARAFSRGQDYYEALKHTVRRQWSHFDRPDSFDASDEYHSQELSLALYQKEMGTKRIHMDKEDKVEFSGPLLSQSYRVDELLERHERQIRQAVRRSWFQRGKKQGK